In the Pieris napi chromosome 19, ilPieNapi1.2, whole genome shotgun sequence genome, one interval contains:
- the LOC125059375 gene encoding PRKCA-binding protein isoform X5 has translation MSQRVQILPFYDPNYNHMLTIGHTLFEDKMGMTVTSGSVVLTKDEKNLIGISIGGGAPLCPCLYIVQIFDNTPTAKDGTLQSGDEIVGVNGQSVKGKTKVEVAKMIQAAKDTVTINYNKLHADPKQGKTLDIIMKKMKHRLVENMSSGTADALGLSRAILCNDTLVARLNEMRETENTYKKLVELAKRMLKSYFDLLQTFKSLGDVFATIGVREPQARASEAFTKFGQYHRLLERDGIKMLKTLKPILADMGTYLHKAIPDTKLTIRKYADTKFEYLSYCLKVKEMDDDEYGYNALQETLYRVETGNYEYRLILRCRQDARTRFARLRSDVLVKLELLENKKTQDVAYQLKRFIQGLAVYHNETVEHLKENASLFPVEVDLSQNAFQYKSTSQYIQDSQEDDEEIEFARELKEYHDLSDEEIKKASNRRQNSDTDADLSEQLIPNLTEAKIDNDRIDSLTLLTELGLADTKDDFGEFQNGSMDFTKSTDDVFDKLLSDLNIH, from the exons GGGAATGACAGTGACATCGGGCAGCGTTGTTTTAACAAAAGATGAGAAAAATCTTATTGGTATCAGTATAGGTGGTGGAGCACCTTTATGTCCATGTCTTTATATCGTACAG ATATTTGATAACACACCAACAGCTAAAGATGGAACGTTGCAGAGTGGTGATGAAATCGTTGGTGTTAATGGTCAAAGTGTTAAAGGGAAAACTAAGGTTGAAGTAGCTAAAATGATACAAGCAGCTAag GACACAGTTACTATAAATTACAACAAACTACACGCGGACCCTAAACAGGGCAAGACCTTAGATATTATAATGAAGAAAATGAAACATCGCTTAGTGGAGAATATGTCGTCTGGTACAGCAGATGCTTTAGGATTGTCGAGGGCTATTCTATGCAATGATACGTTAGTTGCAAGACTAAATGAAATGAGAGAAACAGAGAATACGTATAAGAAATTGGTGGAATTGGCTAAAAG AATGTTAAAATCATATTTCGACTTACTTCAAACATTTAAGTCTCTCGGTGATGTTTTCGCTACAATCGGTGTGAGAGAGCCTCAAGCGAGGGCCTCCGAAGCATTTACAAAGTTTGGCCAATATCACAGATTATTGGAACGAGATGGGATCAAAATGTTGAAAACTTTAAAACCG ATACTAGCAGATATGGGAACATATCTACACAAAGCGATACCGGACACAAAACTAACAATTCGGAAGTACGCAGACACAAAATTTGAGTACCTCTCGTACTGTTTGAAGGTTAAAGAAATGGATGATGATGAATATGGCTATAATGCCTTGCAGGAAACACTTTATAGAGTTGAGACTGGAAATTATGAGTATAG ACTAATACTCCGTTGTCGTCAAGATGCTAGAACACGTTTTGCACGTCTCCGTTCAGATGTACTCGTCAAATTGGAACTATTAGAGAACAAGAAAACTCAAGACGTCGCCTACCAGCTTAAACGGTTCATACAGGGATTAGCTGTTTATCACAA tgaAACAGTTgaacatttaaaagaaaacgCCAGTCTCTTCCCAGTAGAAGTGGATTTATCGCAAAATGCATTCCAATACAAGTCTACATCGCAATATATTCAG GATAGTCAAGAAGATGACGAAGAAATCGAATTTGCAAGGGAATTAAAAGAGTATCATGATTTGTCCGacgaagaaattaaaaaagcgTCAAACAGGCGGCAAAATAGTGATACTGACGCTGATTTGTCGGAACAGCTAATACCTAACTTGACAGAGGCAAAAATTGATAATGACAGAATTGACAGTTTGACACTGTTGACGGAACTGGGCCTGGCTGACACAAAGGACGATTTTGGCGAATTTCAGAATGGATCTATGGACTTTACGAAAAGTACAGATGacgtttttgataaattattgaGTGACTTGAACATacattaa
- the LOC125059375 gene encoding PRKCA-binding protein isoform X6 yields MMQEYDDDYFFEEDKMGMTVTSGSVVLTKDEKNLIGISIGGGAPLCPCLYIVQIFDNTPTAKDGTLQSGDEIVGVNGQSVKGKTKVEVAKMIQAAKDTVTINYNKLHADPKQGKTLDIIMKKMKHRLVENMSSGTADALGLSRAILCNDTLVARLNEMRETENTYKKLVELAKRMLKSYFDLLQTFKSLGDVFATIGVREPQARASEAFTKFGQYHRLLERDGIKMLKTLKPILADMGTYLHKAIPDTKLTIRKYADTKFEYLSYCLKVKEMDDDEYGYNALQETLYRVETGNYEYRLILRCRQDARTRFARLRSDVLVKLELLENKKTQDVAYQLKRFIQGLAVYHNETVEHLKENASLFPVEVDLSQNAFQYKSTSQYIQDSQEDDEEIEFARELKEYHDLSDEEIKKASNRRQNSDTDADLSEQLIPNLTEAKIDNDRIDSLTLLTELGLADTKDDFGEFQNGSMDFTKSTDDVFDKLLSDLNIH; encoded by the exons GGGAATGACAGTGACATCGGGCAGCGTTGTTTTAACAAAAGATGAGAAAAATCTTATTGGTATCAGTATAGGTGGTGGAGCACCTTTATGTCCATGTCTTTATATCGTACAG ATATTTGATAACACACCAACAGCTAAAGATGGAACGTTGCAGAGTGGTGATGAAATCGTTGGTGTTAATGGTCAAAGTGTTAAAGGGAAAACTAAGGTTGAAGTAGCTAAAATGATACAAGCAGCTAag GACACAGTTACTATAAATTACAACAAACTACACGCGGACCCTAAACAGGGCAAGACCTTAGATATTATAATGAAGAAAATGAAACATCGCTTAGTGGAGAATATGTCGTCTGGTACAGCAGATGCTTTAGGATTGTCGAGGGCTATTCTATGCAATGATACGTTAGTTGCAAGACTAAATGAAATGAGAGAAACAGAGAATACGTATAAGAAATTGGTGGAATTGGCTAAAAG AATGTTAAAATCATATTTCGACTTACTTCAAACATTTAAGTCTCTCGGTGATGTTTTCGCTACAATCGGTGTGAGAGAGCCTCAAGCGAGGGCCTCCGAAGCATTTACAAAGTTTGGCCAATATCACAGATTATTGGAACGAGATGGGATCAAAATGTTGAAAACTTTAAAACCG ATACTAGCAGATATGGGAACATATCTACACAAAGCGATACCGGACACAAAACTAACAATTCGGAAGTACGCAGACACAAAATTTGAGTACCTCTCGTACTGTTTGAAGGTTAAAGAAATGGATGATGATGAATATGGCTATAATGCCTTGCAGGAAACACTTTATAGAGTTGAGACTGGAAATTATGAGTATAG ACTAATACTCCGTTGTCGTCAAGATGCTAGAACACGTTTTGCACGTCTCCGTTCAGATGTACTCGTCAAATTGGAACTATTAGAGAACAAGAAAACTCAAGACGTCGCCTACCAGCTTAAACGGTTCATACAGGGATTAGCTGTTTATCACAA tgaAACAGTTgaacatttaaaagaaaacgCCAGTCTCTTCCCAGTAGAAGTGGATTTATCGCAAAATGCATTCCAATACAAGTCTACATCGCAATATATTCAG GATAGTCAAGAAGATGACGAAGAAATCGAATTTGCAAGGGAATTAAAAGAGTATCATGATTTGTCCGacgaagaaattaaaaaagcgTCAAACAGGCGGCAAAATAGTGATACTGACGCTGATTTGTCGGAACAGCTAATACCTAACTTGACAGAGGCAAAAATTGATAATGACAGAATTGACAGTTTGACACTGTTGACGGAACTGGGCCTGGCTGACACAAAGGACGATTTTGGCGAATTTCAGAATGGATCTATGGACTTTACGAAAAGTACAGATGacgtttttgataaattattgaGTGACTTGAACATacattaa
- the LOC125059375 gene encoding PRKCA-binding protein isoform X4: MMQEYDDDYFFEEDKITEDTENADCIYNDLRSSRYLIQHQNLMGMTVTSGSVVLTKDEKNLIGISIGGGAPLCPCLYIVQIFDNTPTAKDGTLQSGDEIVGVNGQSVKGKTKVEVAKMIQAAKDTVTINYNKLHADPKQGKTLDIIMKKMKHRLVENMSSGTADALGLSRAILCNDTLVARLNEMRETENTYKKLVELAKRMLKSYFDLLQTFKSLGDVFATIGVREPQARASEAFTKFGQYHRLLERDGIKMLKTLKPILADMGTYLHKAIPDTKLTIRKYADTKFEYLSYCLKVKEMDDDEYGYNALQETLYRVETGNYEYRLILRCRQDARTRFARLRSDVLVKLELLENKKTQDVAYQLKRFIQGLAVYHNETVEHLKENASLFPVEVDLSQNAFQYKSTSQYIQDSQEDDEEIEFARELKEYHDLSDEEIKKASNRRQNSDTDADLSEQLIPNLTEAKIDNDRIDSLTLLTELGLADTKDDFGEFQNGSMDFTKSTDDVFDKLLSDLNIH; encoded by the exons GGGAATGACAGTGACATCGGGCAGCGTTGTTTTAACAAAAGATGAGAAAAATCTTATTGGTATCAGTATAGGTGGTGGAGCACCTTTATGTCCATGTCTTTATATCGTACAG ATATTTGATAACACACCAACAGCTAAAGATGGAACGTTGCAGAGTGGTGATGAAATCGTTGGTGTTAATGGTCAAAGTGTTAAAGGGAAAACTAAGGTTGAAGTAGCTAAAATGATACAAGCAGCTAag GACACAGTTACTATAAATTACAACAAACTACACGCGGACCCTAAACAGGGCAAGACCTTAGATATTATAATGAAGAAAATGAAACATCGCTTAGTGGAGAATATGTCGTCTGGTACAGCAGATGCTTTAGGATTGTCGAGGGCTATTCTATGCAATGATACGTTAGTTGCAAGACTAAATGAAATGAGAGAAACAGAGAATACGTATAAGAAATTGGTGGAATTGGCTAAAAG AATGTTAAAATCATATTTCGACTTACTTCAAACATTTAAGTCTCTCGGTGATGTTTTCGCTACAATCGGTGTGAGAGAGCCTCAAGCGAGGGCCTCCGAAGCATTTACAAAGTTTGGCCAATATCACAGATTATTGGAACGAGATGGGATCAAAATGTTGAAAACTTTAAAACCG ATACTAGCAGATATGGGAACATATCTACACAAAGCGATACCGGACACAAAACTAACAATTCGGAAGTACGCAGACACAAAATTTGAGTACCTCTCGTACTGTTTGAAGGTTAAAGAAATGGATGATGATGAATATGGCTATAATGCCTTGCAGGAAACACTTTATAGAGTTGAGACTGGAAATTATGAGTATAG ACTAATACTCCGTTGTCGTCAAGATGCTAGAACACGTTTTGCACGTCTCCGTTCAGATGTACTCGTCAAATTGGAACTATTAGAGAACAAGAAAACTCAAGACGTCGCCTACCAGCTTAAACGGTTCATACAGGGATTAGCTGTTTATCACAA tgaAACAGTTgaacatttaaaagaaaacgCCAGTCTCTTCCCAGTAGAAGTGGATTTATCGCAAAATGCATTCCAATACAAGTCTACATCGCAATATATTCAG GATAGTCAAGAAGATGACGAAGAAATCGAATTTGCAAGGGAATTAAAAGAGTATCATGATTTGTCCGacgaagaaattaaaaaagcgTCAAACAGGCGGCAAAATAGTGATACTGACGCTGATTTGTCGGAACAGCTAATACCTAACTTGACAGAGGCAAAAATTGATAATGACAGAATTGACAGTTTGACACTGTTGACGGAACTGGGCCTGGCTGACACAAAGGACGATTTTGGCGAATTTCAGAATGGATCTATGGACTTTACGAAAAGTACAGATGacgtttttgataaattattgaGTGACTTGAACATacattaa